The nucleotide sequence GACCGGTGCCGCCCGCCGCCGCCCCCGCCCGCCCGTGGTGCGCGGGGGCCGCCGCCGGTCGGCCTCGCCGACCGGGCGCGGGCGGGCGGCGGCGGACCGGAAACGACGAAGGCCGCTTCCACCATGGTGTGGAAACGACCTTCCGACCTGCGATGAAGCTGGTCGGGACGACAGGATTTGAACCTGCGACCCCTTGACCCCCAGTCAAGTGCGCTACCAAGCTGCGCCACGTCCCGTTGCCCGTCTGACCTGGGGTTTCCCCTGGCCGAACACGCAGGGAAACCATACCGCACTCGGGTCGGTGGTCGCGCACCCGTTTCCCGGGCACGGGCGGCCGGACGCCGTCAGTCCCCCGGGGGCGTCCCCAGATCCGGGTACGCCTCCAGCAGCCGCGGCGGGGCGGCCTGCCGCCACGAGTCGGCGAGGATGTCGCGCAGCTCCGCCTCGTCCTCCAGGGCGGCCAGCCGGGCCCGCACCCAGGCGAACTGGGCCTCGTGGTCGGCGATCCAGAACTTCCCGGGCTCGGCGAGCACCAGTTCGTCGCGCTCCTCCTTGGGGCAGCGCACCGCCAGGGAGGTCTCCTCCTCGGGCAGGGTGGCGAACATCTTCCCCGCGACCCGGAAGGTGGGCATGTTCCAGGAGATCTTCTCCGTGGTGTCGGGCAGGGACAGGGCGATACGGCGTACGTCTTCGGCGTCCGGCATGCTCCGCACGGTAGCCGCTGCCTCTGACAGTCACCCGGCGGTGACGTGCTTGTAGTACAGGGTGGTCGGGCGCAGGACACCGGCCGGGTCCGCCGCGTAGTCGGGGATCGTCCCGGCCCCGGCCCACCCGGCGGCGCGGTAGAGGTGCTCGGCCGGACTGCCGGTCTCGGTGTCCAGATGGAGCAGGGTCACGCCGAGCGCGGCGGCGCTGCGTTCGGCGGCGGTCAGCAGGGTGCGGCCGAGGCCCTTGCCGCGGGCGTCGCGGTGGACCAGCAGCTTGACGAGCTCGGCGCGGTGGCGGCTGTTGGGCTTGTCGGGGAAGGCCAGCCCGACGGTGCCGACGACGCGATCCCCGTCCCGGGCCGCCCACACCGCGAGGCGCCCGGCGGCCACCCCCTCCGCCCGCTCCCGCCACCAGGCGACCGCCGCCGCCCGCTCCAGCGGCGCGAGGAAGCCGAGGGAGGCGCCCCCGTCCACCGCGTCGACCAGCAGATCGGCCAACTGCGTCTCGTACGCCCGCAGTCGGGGCGCGTCGAGACGGATCACGCACGCGGTCACGGCAGCACCACCGCCAGCACGTAGCGCACCTCGTCGTCGCCCGCGCACCTGAACCGGGTCGGTCCCCACACCCGCAGGCGCAGACAGTCCCCGGCGTCCAGGTGGTGCGCGACCCCGTCGGCCGTCACCTCCAGGGCGCCCTCCAGCACCCAGAGGTGCTGCTCCAGACCCGCCACGGGCGGCCGGTCGTAGGAGAGGTCGGCGCCCGCCGCGAGCCGCCCTTCGACGAGTTCACCGCGCAGCGCTGGGTGCGGCGGGGACACGGAGCGCCGGACGAAGCCGGAGGCCCGGTCCTCCCAGACGGACTGCTCGCCGGCGCGCACCACCAAAGCGGCCTGCGCCTCCGCCTCTCCCAGCAGCCGGGACATGGTCCGTCCGTAGACGTGGCACAGCCGGTTGAGCAGCGAGGCCGTCGGACTGATCTCCGCGCGCTCGGCCCGCGACAGGGTGGACCGGCTCACCCCGCTGCGTTCGGCGAGCTCCCCCAGCGACCAGCCGCGCTCGGCCCGCAGCTGGGCCAGTCGCCCGGCGATCCGCACGTCGACGGGGTCCGGTGAGCCGGCCGCCCCCGTTCCGTCCGCCTGTTGTCTCATATCCGGGAAGGTATCCCTGATATGAGACGGCGCTGTTACGGAAGGCTCACAGCGCGGCGGCCTCGCCGAGCGCGTCCAGCACCGGACGGATCAGCGGATGCTCCTCCGCTCCCCGGCGGACGGCCGCGAAGACCCGGCGGGTGGGCGCGACACCGTCGACGGGCCGCACGACCACGCCCGTGAGGTCCATGCCGCGCAGCGCCGAGCGCGGGACGAGCGCCACACCCGCGTCGGCCGAGGCCAGCGCGACGACCGCGCGGAAGTCGTCCGAGGAGTGCTCCAGACGCGGCTGGAAACCCGCCGTCTCGCAGGCCAGGACGACCACGTCATGACAGGGGTTGCCCGGGTACGGGCCGATCCAGGGGTCCTTGGCCAGCTCGGCGAGGGGGACCTCGCGGGCGTCGGCGAGCCGGTGCGACACCGGTACGACGGCGTCGAAGGGCTCGGCGTACAGCGGGACGTGCGTGAGCCTCGGGTCGTCGGCGGCCGGGGCCCCGCGGTACTCGACGGCGACGGCGACGTCGACCTGCCGGTCGAGCACCATCGGCAGACTGGCGTCGCCCTCGGCGTCCTGGACGCGGATGCGGATGCCGGGCGCGGAGCGGGCGAGCCGGGCCACCGCGGGCGCCACGACCAGGGCGATGCCGGTCGCGAAGGCGGCGACCGTGACCGTGCCGGCCGCCCCGGAACCGTAGGCGGCCAGTTCCGCCTCGGCCCGCTCCAGCTGGGCGAGGACGGCGTTGGTGTGACCGAGCAGGATCTCGCCGGCGGGGGTGAGGCGTACGCCCTTGGCGCCCCGCTCGACCAGCCGGTGACCGGTCTCCTGCTCCAGGGCCGTCAGCTGCTGGGAGACGGCCGAGGGGGTGAGGTACAGCGCGGCGGCAGCCGCGGTCACCGTGCGGTGGTCGGCCACCGCACGGAGGATGTGGAGCCGCCGCGCTTCGATCATGGATCGATTATCGCAATATGTCCGGGCCGCCCGGACCGCCCGCGGCGGCCGGGTCCCCGGCCCGGAACCGGCTCAGGCCGCTTCCAGCTCGGCGCGGGCCGCGACGAACGCGTCGACCGCCCGGTCGACGTCCTGCGTGGAGTGCGCCGCGGAGAGCTGCACCCGGATGCGGGCCCGGTCCTGCGGGACCACCGGGTAGGAGAAACCGATCACGTACACCCCGCGCTCCAGGAGCAGTTCGGCCATCCGG is from Streptomyces asoensis and encodes:
- a CDS encoding MmcQ/YjbR family DNA-binding protein; translated protein: MPDAEDVRRIALSLPDTTEKISWNMPTFRVAGKMFATLPEEETSLAVRCPKEERDELVLAEPGKFWIADHEAQFAWVRARLAALEDEAELRDILADSWRQAAPPRLLEAYPDLGTPPGD
- a CDS encoding GNAT family N-acetyltransferase — translated: MTACVIRLDAPRLRAYETQLADLLVDAVDGGASLGFLAPLERAAAVAWWRERAEGVAAGRLAVWAARDGDRVVGTVGLAFPDKPNSRHRAELVKLLVHRDARGKGLGRTLLTAAERSAAALGVTLLHLDTETGSPAEHLYRAAGWAGAGTIPDYAADPAGVLRPTTLYYKHVTAG
- a CDS encoding helix-turn-helix domain-containing protein, coding for MRQQADGTGAAGSPDPVDVRIAGRLAQLRAERGWSLGELAERSGVSRSTLSRAERAEISPTASLLNRLCHVYGRTMSRLLGEAEAQAALVVRAGEQSVWEDRASGFVRRSVSPPHPALRGELVEGRLAAGADLSYDRPPVAGLEQHLWVLEGALEVTADGVAHHLDAGDCLRLRVWGPTRFRCAGDDEVRYVLAVVLP
- a CDS encoding LysR family transcriptional regulator — its product is MIEARRLHILRAVADHRTVTAAAAALYLTPSAVSQQLTALEQETGHRLVERGAKGVRLTPAGEILLGHTNAVLAQLERAEAELAAYGSGAAGTVTVAAFATGIALVVAPAVARLARSAPGIRIRVQDAEGDASLPMVLDRQVDVAVAVEYRGAPAADDPRLTHVPLYAEPFDAVVPVSHRLADAREVPLAELAKDPWIGPYPGNPCHDVVVLACETAGFQPRLEHSSDDFRAVVALASADAGVALVPRSALRGMDLTGVVVRPVDGVAPTRRVFAAVRRGAEEHPLIRPVLDALGEAAAL